The Fibrobacter sp. UWR3 nucleotide sequence GACGGCGAGGTCAGCAATGAAGGTGTCTTCGGTTTCGCCAGAGCGGTGAGAAACGATCGGGGCATAGCCTTCGTTCTGAGCGCGCTTGATGGCGGCGAGAGTTTCGGACACAGAACCCACCTGGTTCACCTTGATGAGGATAGCGTTGGCGATGCCAGCCTTGATGCCTTCGTCGAAGATGGTCGGGTTGGTAACGAACAGGTCGTCACCCACGAGGTTGATCTTGCCGCCGAGCTTGTCGGTCATGACCTTCCAGCCAGCCCAGTCAGCTTCGTCGAGGCCGTCTTCAATGGAGAAGATGGAGTACTTGTCGATGAGCTTTTCGTAGAGCTTCACCATGTCGGCAGACTTGACAGTCTTCTTGGTGCTCTTCTTGAAGGTGTAGGTTTCCGGCTTGCCAGCCTTGGTGTTCTTGTCGCAGAATTCAGAGGAAGCAACGTCAAGAGCGATCTTGATGTCAGTGCCGAACTTGTAACCGGCATTGGTGGTTGCAGCCTTGAGGGCGTCGAGAGCCTTTTCGAGGGTCATCACGCCAGTGATTTCGTAACCGAACTTGTTCTTGGCGGGCTTGATGCTGACGCCAGGAGCGAAGCCACCTTCGTCACCGACGGTCGTGTCGAAGCCACCCTTCTTCAGCACAGCCTTGAGGGCGTGGAAGATTTCGGTGACCATCTGGAGGCCCTTGGAGAAGGTCTTTGCGCCAACCGGAGCAATCATGAATTCCTGGAAGTCGATCGGAGCGGAGGAGTGAGCACCGCCGTTGATCACGTTGCACATCGGGCAGGGGAGCGTGAGCTTCTTGGTGCCATGGAGCTTGGCGATGTACTGGTAGAGAGGCATCTTGGCGTCGTTAGCAGCGGCGCAGCAAACAGCCATGGAAACGCCGAGGATAGCGTTTGCACCGAGCTTGTTCTTGAGCATGCGGTTGCCGTCGAGAGCGATCATGGCGTCGTCGACTTCGGTCTGCTTGGCCGGGTCCATGCCGATGATCTTCTTCGCGATCTTGGTGTTCACGTTCTTCACAGCAGTGAGCGTGCCCTTGCCGCAGTAGGTCTTCTTGTCGCCGTCGCGGAGTTCGCAAGCTTCGCGTTCGCCGGTAGAAGCACCGCTCGGGACAGCAGCGTGACCCTTCACGCCGTTTTCGAGGGTAACATCAACTTCGAGAGTGGGATTGCCGCGAGAATCGAGGATCTGGCGGGCAACAACGGATTTGATTTTAGAAGCCATTTTTTAGCCTTTTGGTTTAGTGTGAAAATTTAACGGGGAATAATATAGAAAAACTGGTTAATGGTTTGCAGTCGATGGTTAAGAAAATGTGGGCAAAAAAGGGGGCGGGTTTTCGCCCCTACATCACCCAGCCGTCACGGCGCTTTACAACTTCCCATTTCCCCGAACGCTTGGACAAGTAGTAATGGCTTAGGAAGTTAAAACTTTCCATGACGTCCAGTTTCACCATATCGTGAGCCTTGTTAAAGACGGCATTATCCATAATCGGGAACGAATTGAAATGATAGTAGTCGTCCCCGTGATGAGGAAACACATCTATAAATGGGAACCAGAAGGGGTATTTATTCGGCTTGATCGTATATCGCTCTTGCCTGCTCTCATGGACATTCGCCTTCATAAAAACGTTCAATAGGGTATTGTATTCTTTATTCAGAACAAGAATCCGCTGTCCCGTCGGCGCTTTTTCCATGCAGGCAGAATTCTTTTTTTTCCATTCTTCCTGTTCTATCCAATACATACGAAACTTCTCCAGCTCTTTCATATCAATGCCCTCAATATCAACATACCGCACCTGCAGCGTCTGGACAAAATAAGCGCGATTATAGCTGCTGCTAGAATCCTCTTTCAAATGTTTCAGGGCTTCATCAAACGGAATCGGCCGGGTTTTCGCATCTTTGATACTATCGGCTCCATCGAAAAGTTTCCGCCAGAAATCCGGATCTTCTTTCCATTTTTTTATAAAATCAGCA carries:
- the eno gene encoding phosphopyruvate hydratase, giving the protein MASKIKSVVARQILDSRGNPTLEVDVTLENGVKGHAAVPSGASTGEREACELRDGDKKTYCGKGTLTAVKNVNTKIAKKIIGMDPAKQTEVDDAMIALDGNRMLKNKLGANAILGVSMAVCCAAANDAKMPLYQYIAKLHGTKKLTLPCPMCNVINGGAHSSAPIDFQEFMIAPVGAKTFSKGLQMVTEIFHALKAVLKKGGFDTTVGDEGGFAPGVSIKPAKNKFGYEITGVMTLEKALDALKAATTNAGYKFGTDIKIALDVASSEFCDKNTKAGKPETYTFKKSTKKTVKSADMVKLYEKLIDKYSIFSIEDGLDEADWAGWKVMTDKLGGKINLVGDDLFVTNPTIFDEGIKAGIANAILIKVNQVGSVSETLAAIKRAQNEGYAPIVSHRSGETEDTFIADLAVGTAAGQIKTGSLSRTDRVCKYNRLLRIEEELGKAAVYAGDPRKACKAAPAKKCGCKKACKK